One stretch of Leadbetterella byssophila DSM 17132 DNA includes these proteins:
- a CDS encoding SH3 domain-containing protein, with product MRTLQSAISKIFLLFFLLFTQSIELKAQNDIAKKADSLFNEKNYTEAAKLYQIIFKDPKVNQANISLKLAYINENEGNIPMALYYLNNYYNFKPSNEVFDKMNKLALAGKYQGYERNNINFVFALYQQYYIFILYGLIILGIFLIVVLYNKKKHGKPIQRNNWILALTYMALLALLINLPSTYRTAIVKERTYLRNFPSSAAPIIGEIEPGNKINIFGSKDIWQKALWNRGVAYVNKNDLWLLED from the coding sequence ATGCGAACACTTCAAAGCGCCATTTCTAAAATATTTTTACTTTTTTTTCTGCTTTTTACGCAAAGTATTGAGCTTAAGGCACAAAACGATATTGCAAAAAAAGCAGACTCGCTGTTTAATGAAAAGAATTATACGGAAGCAGCCAAATTGTATCAAATTATTTTCAAGGACCCTAAAGTAAACCAAGCCAATATAAGCCTCAAATTAGCCTACATTAACGAAAACGAAGGGAACATCCCTATGGCCCTTTATTATTTGAACAACTACTACAATTTCAAACCCAGTAATGAAGTTTTTGACAAAATGAACAAACTGGCCTTGGCGGGAAAGTACCAGGGATATGAGCGAAACAACATCAATTTTGTTTTCGCGCTTTACCAGCAATACTATATCTTCATTCTTTACGGCTTGATCATTTTAGGCATTTTCTTGATCGTAGTATTGTACAATAAAAAGAAGCACGGAAAGCCTATACAAAGAAACAATTGGATCTTGGCTTTAACCTATATGGCACTCCTGGCTTTGCTGATTAACTTACCTTCCACCTATAGAACTGCCATAGTAAAAGAAAGGACCTACCTTAGAAACTTTCCTAGCTCAGCTGCACCTATCATTGGCGAGATTGAACCTGGAAACAAGATTAACATCTTTGGTAGTAAAGATATCTGGCAGAAAGCACTTTGGAACAGAGGGGTGGCTTATGTGAACAAAAACGATCTGTGGTTATTAGAAGATTAA
- the yajC gene encoding preprotein translocase subunit YajC produces the protein MILLQAAGGGNMSFLIMMLGMFAVMYFFMIRPQQKKQKEQQKMVEDLKPGDDVITAGGLHGKVLSKDENTITLSAGGGAKLTFEKHAITKKI, from the coding sequence ATGATTTTATTACAAGCTGCAGGTGGCGGAAACATGAGCTTCCTGATCATGATGTTAGGGATGTTTGCGGTCATGTATTTTTTCATGATTCGTCCTCAACAAAAGAAACAAAAAGAACAACAGAAAATGGTGGAAGATCTTAAACCGGGAGATGATGTGATCACTGCTGGAGGTTTACACGGTAAAGTTCTTTCCAAAGATGAAAATACCATTACCCTTTCAGCAGGTGGTGGAGCTAAATTAACTTTCGAAAAACACGCCATTACGAAGAAGATTTAA
- the nusB gene encoding transcription antitermination factor NusB: MLNRRLARVRAMQQLYALKIAKGANFLLAQDLISDAFAPDLNSMEKQDRTKLAGKAKLAQSLFEDEVKKKDSHPDEVYPPEVRTAVAKAREYYRLKNKKDYEYHSIQTLLDAERTYDIYLYLLNLLVLLQAKSDSVLAKNRALLAIKNTKDLEFLSLKRSVNFDQDPTLINKLYNEAIKNNAHVKEYVEKVNKTLEDDLAIVKYLIKNVLLKHEVSVEFFEKLHLFWSEDKEILRTMLFHSFANFVEDEVVVIEKLDDQWEDTKDFLRTLFKETAVKDEELLEHILPHLKNWDLERIIGTDLILLKMAVAELTTFPSIPVKVTINEIIEIAKNYSSEKSKVFINGLLDSICKDLQQKGLIKKTGRGMIDNR, translated from the coding sequence ATGCTAAACCGTAGACTGGCGAGAGTGAGGGCAATGCAGCAGCTCTACGCTTTAAAGATTGCGAAAGGTGCAAATTTTTTATTGGCTCAAGATTTGATTTCAGACGCCTTCGCACCGGACCTGAACTCCATGGAGAAACAGGACAGAACGAAACTCGCCGGGAAAGCGAAACTTGCTCAATCTTTATTTGAAGATGAAGTAAAGAAAAAGGATTCTCACCCGGATGAAGTTTATCCACCAGAGGTAAGAACTGCGGTTGCCAAGGCCAGAGAGTATTATCGTTTAAAGAATAAGAAGGACTACGAATATCATTCTATTCAGACCCTGCTAGATGCAGAGCGTACCTACGATATCTATCTTTATCTTCTGAATTTATTGGTATTATTGCAAGCGAAGTCAGATTCTGTTTTGGCAAAGAACAGGGCTTTATTGGCTATAAAGAATACCAAAGACTTGGAATTTCTTTCATTAAAACGCTCGGTTAACTTTGATCAGGATCCTACATTAATCAATAAACTTTATAACGAAGCCATTAAGAACAATGCGCACGTTAAAGAGTATGTGGAAAAGGTAAATAAGACCTTAGAAGATGATTTGGCAATTGTAAAATACCTGATCAAGAATGTTCTTCTGAAGCATGAGGTGAGTGTAGAGTTCTTTGAAAAGTTGCACTTGTTTTGGTCAGAGGACAAAGAGATTCTTCGTACCATGTTATTCCATAGTTTTGCAAACTTCGTAGAAGATGAAGTAGTGGTGATAGAAAAGCTGGATGATCAATGGGAAGATACTAAGGATTTCCTTAGAACTTTATTTAAGGAAACAGCGGTTAAAGATGAAGAACTTTTGGAACATATATTGCCACATTTAAAGAACTGGGACTTGGAACGTATTATAGGTACGGATCTGATCCTCCTAAAAATGGCGGTAGCGGAATTAACCACGTTTCCAAGTATTCCTGTAAAAGTAACCATCAACGAGATCATAGAGATCGCGAAAAACTATAGTTCTGAAAAAAGTAAAGTGTTTATAAATGGGCTATTAGACTCTATTTGTAAGGATTTACAGCAAAAAGGACTGATCAAGAAGACGGGTAGGGGAATGATAGATAACCGTTAA
- a CDS encoding S41 family peptidase, whose amino-acid sequence MRKLYRLFFCLSLSPALGQTSLEQDALALDLALQKTKSFKQQIKGKDKKEYYNRLQAVKSSSSLNDLDYLEKLSSLVISVEDHHMSLYQLKSTPPFYEGEINVTPSDSLEGEYEYGNWYKVKVFKKDDSYIGIIHSSDVPHWKAGEIVFTLHRKPNGSLWAIYAHPYTKNYVLCTQERYQQGSLLHSEYILNGQRMWYQKPGSINRYPIKLHAKSPKFQHQILNDKVQYTLIRSFQRNPITTSSSDSLIAELDAAKPLPYWIIDLRENEGGSRFAMRKYLKRIKQYKGGIFVLMNHGTLSQAELLILKIRKMNNVTLSGETTRGMLTYGSNYGRRLKLDEGNLIYYPTDMPGRRKILKWEGKGIPPDLPLKTDQDPIEQILKILESN is encoded by the coding sequence ATGAGAAAATTATACCGCTTATTTTTTTGCCTTTCTTTAAGTCCTGCACTAGGACAAACAAGTCTTGAACAAGATGCCTTGGCATTAGATCTCGCTTTGCAAAAAACGAAATCCTTCAAACAACAGATCAAAGGCAAAGACAAAAAGGAATATTACAACAGATTACAAGCCGTTAAAAGCTCATCATCCCTTAACGATCTAGATTATTTAGAGAAATTGTCTTCCCTTGTAATATCCGTGGAAGACCATCACATGTCTTTGTATCAATTAAAGTCCACACCGCCCTTTTATGAAGGTGAGATAAATGTTACACCTTCAGATTCGCTGGAAGGAGAATACGAGTATGGCAACTGGTATAAAGTCAAGGTTTTTAAAAAGGATGATTCCTATATTGGGATTATTCATTCATCTGATGTCCCTCATTGGAAAGCGGGAGAGATCGTATTTACCTTACATAGAAAGCCAAATGGTAGTTTATGGGCCATATATGCGCATCCCTACACTAAAAATTATGTTTTATGTACTCAGGAGAGATATCAACAAGGTTCCCTATTACATTCAGAGTACATTCTTAATGGCCAAAGGATGTGGTACCAAAAGCCAGGTAGTATCAATAGATATCCTATAAAGCTCCATGCTAAAAGCCCCAAGTTTCAACATCAGATACTTAATGACAAAGTACAATATACTCTAATAAGAAGTTTTCAAAGAAATCCTATAACCACTTCTTCTTCAGATTCACTCATTGCTGAATTGGATGCTGCAAAACCTTTGCCTTACTGGATCATAGATCTGAGAGAAAATGAAGGAGGCTCCAGATTCGCAATGAGAAAGTACTTGAAAAGAATAAAACAATACAAGGGCGGGATCTTTGTGCTAATGAACCACGGGACCCTAAGCCAAGCTGAACTTCTGATCCTTAAAATCAGAAAAATGAATAATGTGACCTTAAGTGGAGAAACTACAAGAGGAATGCTAACATACGGTAGTAATTATGGCAGGAGATTGAAATTGGACGAAGGCAATCTTATATACTATCCAACGGATATGCCCGGGAGAAGGAAGATATTAAAATGGGAAGGCAAAGGAATTCCCCCTGACCTTCCCTTAAAAACAGATCAAGATCCTATAGAACAGATCCTTAAGATTTTAGAATCAAACTGA
- the pdxA gene encoding 4-hydroxythreonine-4-phosphate dehydrogenase PdxA, protein MEFIPKIGITLGDVNGIGPEVLLKALNTHRVNKTCIPIIYGSGKHLNKYKSIIGLNNWQYTIINDPAQAQQKHSNLINCGKGEFFDLQLGTKDPRAGQLAYDCLQRATQDLKDGKIDALVTAPISKENIQSESFQFPGHTEFLAKAFDKEDVLMFMIAEQLRIGVVTGHIPLEKVKDVLTPEAIRSKLDIMLNSLKVDFGIPKPRIAVLGLNPHAGENGLLGDEEQKVISPVLEQFRQKGHLVFGPFPTDGFFASENFQKFDAILAMYHDQGLTPFKMLAFDSGVNFTAGIMGIRTSPDHGTGFDIAGKNVADPGSMLHAIYAATDISKKRKEYITLESNALKHQKIDIENLKKEKN, encoded by the coding sequence ATGGAATTTATACCTAAAATAGGCATTACCCTAGGAGATGTAAATGGAATTGGACCGGAAGTATTATTGAAAGCTTTAAATACCCACCGCGTAAACAAGACCTGTATTCCTATCATCTATGGATCAGGAAAGCATCTCAACAAATACAAGTCTATCATAGGATTAAACAATTGGCAATATACCATTATCAATGACCCTGCTCAGGCTCAACAAAAGCATAGTAATCTCATCAATTGTGGTAAAGGTGAATTTTTCGACTTGCAATTAGGTACCAAAGATCCTAGAGCAGGCCAATTGGCCTACGATTGCCTTCAACGTGCTACTCAGGACTTGAAGGACGGAAAGATTGATGCTTTAGTTACTGCTCCAATCAGTAAAGAAAATATCCAAAGTGAGAGTTTCCAATTCCCCGGTCATACGGAGTTCCTTGCCAAAGCTTTTGATAAAGAGGACGTACTGATGTTCATGATCGCAGAACAACTACGTATTGGTGTAGTTACCGGACATATCCCTTTGGAGAAAGTCAAAGATGTTCTAACTCCAGAAGCTATCCGTTCTAAATTAGACATCATGCTAAATTCTTTAAAAGTGGATTTTGGTATTCCCAAACCTAGAATTGCAGTACTAGGCTTAAATCCACATGCCGGTGAAAATGGACTTCTTGGTGATGAAGAACAAAAGGTAATAAGCCCCGTATTGGAACAGTTTAGACAAAAAGGGCATTTGGTTTTTGGCCCCTTCCCTACTGACGGCTTCTTTGCCTCTGAAAACTTTCAAAAATTTGACGCCATATTGGCCATGTATCATGACCAAGGTTTAACACCTTTCAAAATGCTGGCATTTGATAGTGGTGTAAACTTCACAGCAGGTATTATGGGAATAAGAACCTCTCCTGATCACGGTACAGGATTTGATATTGCAGGGAAGAACGTAGCTGATCCGGGTTCTATGCTACATGCCATCTATGCTGCCACAGATATCAGTAAAAAAAGAAAGGAGTACATTACCCTCGAATCAAATGCATTAAAGCATCAAAAGATTGATATTGAGAACTTAAAGAAGGAAAAGAACTAA
- a CDS encoding YtxH domain-containing protein yields the protein MNSQSKSLIAFLAGVAAGSAIGILFAPEKGEVTREKLTLSLGDYRDQLKNFIKDLRERGEEVALEYVGGDNSAKAEGKKVVNEARQKAEKLLEDVEDLMGQIKSRV from the coding sequence ATGAACAGCCAATCAAAGTCCTTGATCGCATTTCTAGCTGGTGTAGCTGCGGGTTCCGCCATAGGTATTTTATTTGCTCCTGAAAAAGGGGAAGTTACCCGTGAAAAACTTACTCTAAGTCTTGGTGATTACAGAGATCAGCTGAAGAATTTCATAAAGGACCTGAGAGAAAGAGGAGAAGAAGTAGCATTGGAATATGTAGGCGGAGATAACAGTGCTAAAGCTGAAGGAAAAAAGGTAGTTAACGAGGCTCGTCAAAAAGCTGAAAAATTATTGGAAGACGTAGAAGACCTAATGGGTCAGATCAAGTCCAGAGTATAA
- a CDS encoding glycine--tRNA ligase: MSATLQDIISHAKEYGFVFPSSEIYDGLQAVYDYGQNGVELKNNLKQVWWKAMTQLHDNIVGVDAAIFMHPLTWKASGHVDGFNDPMIDNKDSKKRYRADQLLEGKAEEYAAAGQQDKADALLQKMGELLSAEKLDEVRDLIIAEGITCPISKTSNWTEVRQFNLMFSTQVGSVAEDSSLIYLRPETAQGIFVNFLNVQKSGRMKVPFGIAQIGKAFRNEIVARQFTFRMREFEQMEMQFFVRPGSEMEWYEKWKETRMRFHKAIGLPAEKLKYHDHEKLAHYANAAVDIEFEFPFGFREIEGIHSRTDFDLRNHQELSKKKLQYFDPDLGEDGKAIGNYIPYVIETSVGADRMFLAAFCNAYTVETGEKERTYLKLHPALSPIKAAVLPLVKKDGLAEKAQEIAASLRLHFRTVYDEGGAIGKRYTRQDLIGTPFCIAVDYETMENNTVTIRHRDSMEQERVPIDQLKEKIGYAVDFQRILEAI, from the coding sequence ATGAGTGCCACTTTACAAGACATCATTAGTCACGCTAAAGAATACGGTTTTGTTTTCCCTTCCTCTGAAATCTATGACGGTCTACAAGCCGTTTATGATTACGGTCAGAATGGGGTAGAACTTAAGAATAACCTGAAACAGGTATGGTGGAAAGCTATGACCCAACTTCACGATAATATCGTAGGGGTTGACGCGGCTATTTTCATGCATCCTTTAACCTGGAAAGCATCCGGTCACGTAGATGGTTTTAATGACCCTATGATTGACAATAAGGATTCCAAAAAGAGATATAGAGCAGACCAACTACTGGAGGGTAAGGCAGAAGAGTATGCTGCTGCCGGACAACAAGATAAGGCAGATGCTTTATTGCAGAAGATGGGTGAACTTTTGAGTGCGGAGAAACTAGATGAGGTGAGAGATCTGATTATTGCAGAAGGCATCACTTGTCCTATTTCAAAGACCTCTAACTGGACTGAAGTTCGTCAGTTCAACCTGATGTTCTCTACTCAAGTAGGTTCTGTGGCTGAGGATTCTAGTTTGATTTACCTAAGACCGGAAACGGCTCAGGGTATATTTGTGAACTTTCTGAACGTGCAGAAAAGTGGTAGAATGAAGGTACCTTTCGGTATTGCGCAGATAGGTAAAGCATTCAGAAATGAAATCGTGGCACGTCAGTTTACTTTCCGTATGCGTGAATTTGAGCAGATGGAAATGCAGTTCTTTGTACGTCCCGGGTCAGAAATGGAGTGGTACGAAAAATGGAAAGAAACACGTATGCGTTTCCACAAGGCCATAGGATTACCTGCTGAAAAATTGAAGTACCACGATCACGAGAAACTAGCTCACTATGCTAATGCCGCCGTGGATATTGAATTTGAATTCCCATTCGGGTTCAGGGAAATAGAAGGTATTCATTCGCGTACAGATTTCGACTTGAGAAATCATCAGGAACTTTCTAAGAAGAAATTACAGTACTTCGATCCGGATTTAGGTGAAGATGGTAAGGCAATAGGAAATTATATTCCTTACGTAATTGAGACTTCTGTAGGCGCGGACAGGATGTTCCTGGCTGCGTTCTGTAATGCTTACACGGTTGAAACAGGAGAGAAGGAGAGAACTTATCTAAAATTACATCCAGCACTTTCTCCGATTAAAGCTGCTGTACTTCCATTAGTGAAGAAAGATGGATTGGCTGAAAAGGCTCAGGAGATTGCAGCTTCATTAAGATTGCATTTCCGTACCGTATATGATGAAGGCGGTGCTATAGGTAAACGTTATACCCGTCAGGATCTCATCGGAACTCCATTCTGTATAGCGGTAGACTATGAAACCATGGAGAACAATACTGTTACCATCCGTCACAGAGATAGTATGGAACAAGAAAGAGTTCCTATAGACCAATTGAAGGAGAAAATAGGTTATGCTGTAGATTTCCAAAGGATTTTGGAAGCAATATAA
- a CDS encoding S66 peptidase family protein, which produces MNFPAFLKPGDTVAVTAPASRVSLEDVRLDILRSWGFHVKVGATVGSHYHNFSAPRSVRREELQSFLDDPEVKCIFAARGGYGISDLLDQLDWSSFLKKPKWVVGFSDVTALLCHIQGLDVACIHGPMAKTLSFDSSSNENLLRTLSGEYPTYEWKVSAPPRPGISQGMAVGGNLVLLSHILGSSSEVDFQGKILFIEEVGEQLYNIDRMMVQLKRSGKLKGLAGIVLGSFTEMGDLPFGKTVEEIVLDHTQQENYPVVSGFPFGHDDVNLPIVMGLTYKLEVTSSHGYLIPIQNEYL; this is translated from the coding sequence ATGAATTTTCCTGCATTCCTCAAACCCGGCGATACCGTAGCGGTGACGGCACCTGCATCCCGTGTGTCACTTGAAGATGTAAGATTGGATATTTTAAGATCATGGGGTTTTCATGTGAAGGTAGGAGCAACAGTGGGATCCCATTACCATAACTTTTCTGCCCCTCGTTCAGTAAGGAGAGAAGAGTTGCAAAGTTTCCTAGATGATCCTGAAGTGAAATGCATTTTTGCGGCCAGAGGGGGGTATGGGATTTCGGATTTGTTAGACCAACTGGATTGGTCATCCTTCCTGAAAAAACCGAAGTGGGTGGTGGGCTTTTCTGATGTTACGGCACTCCTGTGTCATATTCAGGGATTAGATGTGGCCTGTATTCACGGCCCCATGGCAAAGACCCTTTCTTTTGATTCTAGTTCTAATGAAAATTTACTAAGAACCTTAAGTGGTGAGTATCCGACTTATGAGTGGAAGGTTAGTGCACCACCTCGACCAGGGATAAGCCAAGGAATGGCGGTAGGAGGGAATTTAGTCCTGCTTAGCCATATTCTGGGTTCTTCAAGTGAAGTAGATTTTCAAGGTAAGATTCTTTTTATAGAAGAAGTAGGAGAGCAGTTGTACAACATTGACCGAATGATGGTACAATTAAAACGCTCCGGTAAATTGAAAGGTTTAGCGGGTATAGTTTTAGGCTCTTTTACAGAGATGGGTGACTTGCCCTTTGGGAAAACTGTTGAAGAAATAGTATTGGATCATACCCAACAGGAAAACTATCCTGTAGTTAGTGGTTTTCCATTCGGTCACGATGATGTAAATTTGCCTATTGTGATGGGTTTGACCTACAAATTAGAGGTTACTTCTTCACATGGCTATTTAATACCCATACAAAATGAGTACCTTTGA
- the rlmD gene encoding 23S rRNA (uracil(1939)-C(5))-methyltransferase RlmD, which produces MKKKYEIENIEITDFAAEGKCIARHDGEVIFVDGSKVCPGDEVKLLVSKSKKRFSEGRVLQINKASSARVEPFCAHFGDCGGCTWQHVPYETQLAQKERQVYDQLSRIGKVTLRNTSPILGSKKTQYYRNKLEFTFSNSRWFTEKEVASEAELDRDALGFHVPRRFDKVLPIHHCYLQGGPSNAVRDFFREEAKASGKPFYDHIVHKGFFRTLMIRTTSTGELMVLVQFAENDQDAIKSILDKFLLKFPDVTSLSYVINTKGNDTIYDLEPVYYHGLPYITEEMEGLKFRIGVKSFYQTNSEQAYELYKKVREYAQIQENDLVYDLYTGTGTIANFLAKGAKHVVGVEYIEPAVEDARINSQINGITNTTFFAGDMAKVLNEEFVAQNGRPDVVITDPPRAGMDKSVCEVLLKVAPRRIVYVSCNPGTQARDLEILSEKYEVEAVAPVDMFPHTFHVENIVSLILKS; this is translated from the coding sequence ATGAAGAAGAAATACGAAATAGAGAACATTGAGATCACGGACTTCGCTGCTGAAGGAAAGTGCATCGCTCGTCATGATGGAGAGGTTATCTTCGTGGATGGCAGCAAGGTATGTCCGGGAGACGAAGTGAAACTTTTGGTCTCAAAATCGAAAAAAAGATTTTCAGAAGGTAGAGTTTTGCAAATAAACAAAGCCAGTTCTGCACGAGTAGAACCTTTCTGCGCCCATTTTGGAGATTGTGGTGGATGCACGTGGCAGCATGTGCCGTATGAGACGCAGTTGGCTCAGAAAGAGCGACAGGTGTACGATCAACTTTCGCGTATAGGTAAAGTCACCTTGAGGAATACTTCGCCTATTCTAGGCTCTAAAAAGACGCAGTATTATAGGAATAAATTAGAATTTACTTTTTCCAACTCTCGATGGTTCACGGAAAAGGAGGTGGCCTCAGAAGCTGAACTAGACAGGGATGCCTTAGGTTTTCATGTTCCGAGGAGATTTGATAAGGTTTTACCTATTCATCACTGCTATTTGCAAGGTGGCCCTTCAAATGCCGTGCGCGACTTCTTCCGGGAAGAGGCAAAGGCATCAGGGAAACCTTTCTATGATCATATAGTGCATAAAGGTTTTTTCCGGACTTTGATGATTCGGACCACCAGTACCGGTGAATTGATGGTTTTGGTACAATTTGCCGAGAATGATCAAGATGCCATTAAGAGTATTTTGGATAAGTTTCTACTAAAATTTCCAGATGTTACTTCTCTAAGTTACGTCATCAACACCAAAGGGAACGATACCATTTATGACCTGGAACCGGTATATTATCATGGCTTGCCTTATATTACAGAAGAAATGGAGGGTTTGAAGTTCCGTATAGGAGTAAAATCTTTCTACCAAACGAATTCCGAACAGGCTTACGAATTGTATAAAAAGGTAAGGGAATATGCTCAGATTCAGGAGAATGATCTGGTATATGACCTGTATACGGGAACGGGTACTATAGCTAATTTTCTAGCCAAGGGGGCAAAGCATGTGGTAGGTGTAGAATATATTGAGCCTGCGGTAGAAGATGCACGTATTAATTCCCAGATCAATGGGATTACCAATACTACTTTCTTTGCGGGAGATATGGCCAAGGTTCTAAATGAGGAATTTGTAGCTCAAAACGGTAGACCTGACGTAGTGATCACGGATCCTCCTAGAGCCGGTATGGACAAATCAGTATGTGAAGTCTTATTAAAGGTGGCACCTAGAAGAATAGTTTATGTGAGTTGCAACCCGGGGACGCAAGCCCGTGATTTAGAAATCTTAAGCGAAAAGTATGAAGTAGAAGCCGTAGCTCCTGTAGATATGTTTCCTCATACTTTCCACGTTGAAAATATTGTCAGTTTGATTCTAAAATCTTAA
- a CDS encoding DUF721 domain-containing protein, whose amino-acid sequence MSVTARKTQAQSVGEAFEAFLNAYKLRSRYNETYLVAYWEKLMGTSIAQRTEKLYINRGVLFLGISSAPLRQELVLAKSRIIALLNKEMGSEIITDVVFI is encoded by the coding sequence ATGTCTGTTACAGCTAGAAAAACCCAAGCACAATCAGTAGGTGAGGCTTTTGAGGCCTTTTTGAATGCCTATAAGTTAAGATCTCGTTATAACGAGACTTACCTGGTGGCTTATTGGGAAAAGCTGATGGGTACTTCTATAGCCCAAAGGACAGAAAAACTTTATATAAACAGAGGAGTTCTCTTTTTGGGGATCTCCTCTGCTCCTTTAAGACAAGAATTGGTGCTAGCCAAATCACGCATTATAGCCCTTTTGAACAAAGAAATGGGCTCTGAAATCATCACAGATGTAGTATTTATCTGA